The following proteins are co-located in the Silene latifolia isolate original U9 population chromosome 1, ASM4854445v1, whole genome shotgun sequence genome:
- the LOC141647005 gene encoding protein FAR1-RELATED SEQUENCE 1-like, with protein MAADSCGGDDFEKEEHARIIHVIDAEIDRIFKVRFDLRSTDAVCECKLFERIGLRCRHIVWVYKGKGIGRIPSKYIVDRWLNNTHAVKIVGVLKTLPAEHTEELASLLVEFRQKLCIEPLTKAQEMEILLGCSSSSEVTIHSSEQARNKGSGKRLKSAKQQAIEKAAKPKRYVHTAKKELPTTGEHGRFA; from the exons ATGGCTGCCGATTcatgtggtggtgatgatttTGAGAAGGAGGAGCATGCGCGCATAATTCATGTAATCGATGCTGAGATAGACAGAATTTTCAAGGTGAGGTTCGACCTTAGAAGCACAGATGCAGTATGCGAGTGTAAACTGTTCGAAAGAATTGGATTACGCTGCAGGCATATTGTGTGGGTTTACAAGGGCAAAGGAATTGGGCGAATACCAAGCAAGTACATTGTAGATCGTTGGCTAAATAACACACACGCAGTAAAG ATAGTTGGTGTTCTCAAAACTTTACCTGCTGAACACACGGAAGAGTTAGCATCCCTCCTAGTTGAGTTCCGGCAGAAGTTATGTATTGAACCGCTTACAAAAGCCCAAGAGATGGAGATTCTGTTGGGCTGCAGCTCGTCGTCTGAAGTCACTATCCACTCTTCggaacaagcacgcaacaagggcAGCGGAAAAAGATTGAAGTCAGCTAAACAACAGGCCATTGAAAAAGCAGCCAAGCCAAAGCGCTATGTGCATACTGCAAAGAAAGAGTTACCCACGACAGGAGAACATGGCCGCTTCGCATAG
- the LOC141605649 gene encoding uncharacterized protein LOC141605649, producing MHIKDKKTGKYVVVGPKTKEVAEKCLELRRKEAKGEFVPDRNKDALFYALGEKEDHPSRARGFGGVNVTVKRAFGAAAKGSRSRKSETSLEDREDLKNEIREGLRNEMQLAVRSSVALVLQEMGLSTLKQPDDVADTVGNQIRLDNAEVNNVQPSLTPEIKNDTSLRLLLKDPHGGVTYEVARGKAFPGELCHQDYVGSDQVRVKVSIVPQEFETLPLPIPVSAYDLNTLKDAVGSIVMWPLALVRVENEDTRPSQHEVMGSNSHHSKLSTTPTKAPTEEPMVESLSPDLQWLKTLFGTMVDGETYNIYLDADLFYYNTDEKTEVFKDDLSQFLEGCEPNISIIQIFIRALRDDLVKAVTQPRLGWLCPDATSDAKLIKKAEIAIAYITRAFLESVKNGHEFILAPIIDSKHWVLLAISPQTYSIYEFDSAALKEGRKLYMKMVVLSSLKRYKMSGGEIKVKRKEPLWKSIKCPQRNGSLESGYFVMRFMYDIVKSCTTITDLEKVFNSKGEESYTNGEINDVRDKWAMYFTSRCVN from the exons ATGCATATTAAAGATAAAAAAACCGGCAAATATGTTGTAGTGGGGCCTAAAACCAAGGAAGTAGCTGAAAAATGC CTTGAGctaagaagaaaggaagcaaaaGGAGAGTTTGTTCCAGATCGCAACAAAGATGCTTTATTTTATGCTCTTGGTGAAAAGGAGGATCACCCGAGCCGTGCTAGAGGTTTTGGTGGAGTTAATGTGACGGTGAAACGTGCATTTGGGGCTGCAGCCAAAGGTAGTCGTTCAAGAAAAAGTGAAACATCGTTAGAGGACCGAGAGGACTTAAAAAACGAAATAAGAGAGGGCCTTAGAAATGAGATGCAATTGGCGGTTAGGAGCAGTGTGGCACTGGTTTTGCAAGAAATGGGCTTGTCCACCTTGAAGCAACCTGACGATGTAGCTGATACCGTTGGTAATCAAATACGTCTTGACAATGCTGAAGTAAACAACGTACAACCGTCTCTAACACCGGAAATTAAG AATGATACGTCACTTCGCCTTCTTCTAAAAGACCCTCATGGCGGAGTAACGTATGAGGTTGCTCGTGGCAAGGCATTTCCGGGAGAGTTATGTCATCAAGATTATGTTGGATCAGATCAAGTAAGGGTAAAAGTTTCAATTGTTCCTCAAGAATTCGAGACTCTTCCACTTCCTATTCCCGTGTCAGCATATGATTTAAATACATTGAAGGATGCGGTTGGAAGTATTGTAATGTGGCCACTTGCATTAGTAAGAGTTGAAAATGAG GACACACGGCCTTCACAACATGAGGTAATGGGTAGCAACTCACACCATTCAAAATTATCGACCACGCCAACAAAAGCACCAACCGAGGAACCCATGGTCGAGTCTTTAAGTCCGGATTTGCAATGGCTGAAAACTCTTTTTGGTACAATGGTTGATGGAGAGACCTATAACATTTACTTGGATGCCGATTTATTTTATTACAACACAGATGAAAAGACGGAAGTATTCAAAGATGATCTAAGCCAATTTCTCGAGGGGTGTGAGCCTAATATCTCGATCATTCAAATTTTCATAAG GGCACTTCGAGATGATCTAGTGAAAGCCGTTACCCAACCTCGGTTAGGGTGGTTATGCCCTGATGCAACTTCAGATGCCAAATTGATTAAAAAAGCTGAGATTGCAATTGCGTATATTACTAGGGCTTTTCTGGAGTCAGTTAAAAATGGCCATGAATTCATCTTGGCCCCAATTATTGATAG TAAGCATTGGGTTCTGCTCGCTATTTCTCCACAAACGTATTCCATATATGAGTTTGACTCCGCTGCTCTTAAAGAAGGTCGCAAGTTGTATATGAAGATGGTAGTTCTCAG CTCCCTAAAAAGGTACAAAATGTCGGGTGGTGAAATAAAGGTGAAAAGGAAGGAGCCATTGTGGAAATCTATTAAGT GCCCTCAACGAAATGGGAGCTTGGAGTCTGGTTATTTTGTGATGCGTTTCATGTACGACATAGTGAAGAGTTGCACAACTATAACTGATTTGGAGAAG GTTTTCAACTCAAAAGGAGAAGAGTCGTACACGAATGGTGAGATAAATGACGTGCGAGACAAGTGGGCTATGTACTTCACTAGTCGAtgtgttaattag